The proteins below are encoded in one region of Streptomyces roseirectus:
- a CDS encoding response regulator transcription factor, with amino-acid sequence MRLLLVEDDNHVAAALSAVLRRHGFDVTHARSGEEALQALVPEGPGFGVVLLDLGLPDQDGYEVCGKIRKRTATPVIMVTARSDVRSRIHGLNLGADDYVVKPYDTGELLARIHAVSRRAVHEEGAPVADSALVLGPVHIELPTRRVTVDGTVVQLTRKEFDLLALLAQRPGVVFRREQIISEVWRTSWEGTGRTLEVHVASLRAKLRMPALIETVRGVGYRLVAPAA; translated from the coding sequence ATGAGACTGCTGCTCGTCGAGGACGACAACCACGTCGCCGCGGCCCTGTCCGCGGTCCTCAGGAGGCACGGTTTCGACGTCACCCACGCGCGCAGCGGCGAGGAAGCCCTCCAGGCGCTCGTGCCCGAGGGCCCGGGATTCGGCGTCGTCCTGCTCGACCTGGGACTGCCCGACCAGGACGGCTACGAGGTCTGCGGCAAGATCCGCAAGCGCACCGCCACCCCGGTCATCATGGTCACCGCCCGCTCCGACGTACGGTCCCGTATCCACGGCCTCAACCTGGGCGCCGACGACTACGTCGTGAAGCCCTACGACACCGGGGAACTGCTCGCCCGCATCCACGCCGTCAGCCGGCGCGCCGTGCACGAGGAGGGCGCCCCCGTCGCCGACAGCGCCCTCGTCCTGGGGCCCGTCCACATCGAGCTGCCGACCCGTCGCGTCACCGTCGACGGCACCGTCGTACAGCTCACCCGAAAGGAGTTCGATCTGCTCGCCCTTCTGGCCCAGCGGCCCGGCGTGGTGTTCCGCCGCGAGCAGATCATCAGCGAGGTGTGGCGCACGAGCTGGGAGGGGACCGGGCGCACCCTGGAGGTCCACGTCGCCTCCCTGCGCGCGAAGCTGCGCATGCCCGCGCTCATCGAGACCGTACGCGGCGTGGGCTACCGGCTCGTCGCGCCGGCCGCGTAG
- a CDS encoding FtsX family ABC transporter permease has protein sequence MMLRYALKSVRARKASFLGAFLALMCAAALVTACGTLLETGLRGTIRTERYAATPVLVSGDQNVHQTTVKHKGDKTKVKHKAKPIAERAWLPTGLERRIATVPGVARVVPELTFLAAPSTPGTDPGRPSYGHAWDSAALTPYRLASGTAPRNATDLVIDSYLAQRARLTVGDRLTVQSTQAPRAYRISGIATPATDVRHQTSLFFSAGEARRLAAHPGQVSAFGVLPAEGTDPGALKRAVARALDGTTAQVAAGDARGPVEFLDAAAVRVQLISMGGAMGGTSLLVAVLVVVGTFGLSVQQRHRELALLRAVAATSGQIRRLLGREALLIGAVAGAVGAAAGLPLGSWLHGRFVALGAVPATLDHSVSVFPSLAAFAVTLLGAWAAARVASRRVARIRPVEALAETTTVNARPAWGRIVAGLLLLAGGGVLVAVLGVLRTEPAATPVTFLAVIVLSTSVALLGPLLVKAATLLLAGPLGLTGHGGRLATANLRGNAVRMASVVTPLTLLVGMTCTVLFVQPTLGDAARAQAREGVRADWVVGSAGPGVPAQAARRLRAPGDAVTEVVRTTVRVGLDKYPAQGVTPAGLARTWDPGVTAGSLDRLAGNTVAVSELAADQLGLAPGSALKLTLGDGTPATLTVVAVYSRGLGFGDLTLAHDLVARHVDNPLSASLLVSTSRTHRELANTLREFPDLDILSPDAADSLQAARQQQNAEVNLLAMGLVLAFTAIAVVNTLGMSVAERVREFALLRLAGATRRQVLRMLRTEALSILLLATALGSGIALAVLSAFSVGMTGRAAPAVAPLVYVTVVAVAGLLALVATAVPGRVALRVRAVTVATARE, from the coding sequence ATGATGCTGCGTTACGCCTTGAAGTCGGTCCGCGCCCGCAAGGCGAGCTTCCTCGGCGCTTTCCTCGCCCTGATGTGCGCGGCGGCGCTCGTCACCGCCTGCGGCACCCTCCTGGAGACGGGACTGCGCGGCACGATCCGGACCGAGCGGTACGCGGCGACGCCCGTCCTGGTCTCCGGTGACCAGAACGTCCACCAGACCACCGTCAAGCACAAGGGCGACAAGACCAAGGTCAAACACAAGGCCAAACCCATCGCCGAACGCGCCTGGCTGCCGACGGGACTGGAGCGACGGATCGCCACCGTCCCCGGCGTGGCCCGCGTCGTCCCTGAACTGACCTTCCTCGCCGCCCCGTCGACCCCCGGCACCGACCCCGGCCGCCCTTCCTACGGCCACGCCTGGGACTCCGCTGCCCTGACGCCGTACCGCCTCGCGAGCGGCACCGCTCCCCGGAACGCCACCGACCTCGTCATCGACAGCTACCTCGCGCAGCGGGCCCGCCTCACGGTCGGCGACCGGCTCACCGTGCAGTCGACACAGGCCCCGCGCGCCTACCGGATCAGCGGAATCGCGACCCCGGCGACGGACGTGCGCCACCAGACGTCCCTCTTCTTCTCCGCCGGCGAGGCCCGCAGGCTGGCCGCGCACCCCGGGCAGGTGAGCGCGTTCGGCGTGCTCCCGGCCGAGGGCACCGACCCCGGCGCGCTGAAACGGGCGGTCGCGCGGGCGCTGGACGGCACCACCGCCCAGGTCGCGGCCGGCGACGCGCGCGGTCCCGTCGAGTTCCTGGACGCCGCTGCCGTGCGGGTCCAGCTGATCAGCATGGGCGGGGCGATGGGCGGGACCTCGCTGCTCGTCGCCGTGCTGGTGGTCGTCGGGACCTTCGGACTCAGCGTGCAGCAGCGCCACCGGGAACTCGCCCTGCTCCGCGCCGTCGCCGCCACCTCCGGCCAGATCCGCCGGCTGCTCGGCCGGGAGGCGCTGCTGATCGGCGCGGTTGCCGGTGCCGTGGGTGCCGCCGCCGGGCTGCCGCTGGGGAGTTGGCTGCACGGCAGGTTCGTCGCCCTGGGAGCCGTACCCGCCACGCTGGACCACTCCGTCAGCGTCTTCCCGTCGCTCGCCGCCTTCGCCGTGACCCTGCTGGGTGCCTGGGCCGCCGCGCGGGTCGCCTCCCGGCGGGTCGCCCGGATCCGGCCCGTCGAGGCGCTTGCCGAGACCACGACCGTGAACGCCCGGCCCGCGTGGGGCAGGATCGTCGCCGGCCTGCTGCTGCTCGCGGGCGGCGGCGTCCTGGTCGCCGTGCTCGGCGTCCTGCGCACCGAGCCCGCCGCGACCCCGGTCACCTTCCTCGCCGTCATCGTCCTGTCCACCTCCGTCGCGCTCCTCGGCCCGCTCCTCGTCAAAGCGGCCACCCTGCTCCTCGCCGGCCCGCTCGGGCTGACCGGCCACGGCGGGCGGCTCGCCACCGCCAACCTGCGCGGCAACGCCGTCCGGATGGCCTCCGTCGTCACCCCTCTCACTCTGCTCGTCGGTATGACCTGCACCGTTCTGTTCGTCCAGCCCACCCTCGGTGACGCGGCCCGCGCCCAGGCGAGGGAGGGGGTGCGCGCCGACTGGGTCGTCGGTTCGGCGGGGCCCGGTGTGCCTGCCCAGGCGGCGCGGCGGCTTCGCGCACCCGGTGATGCCGTCACCGAGGTCGTCCGCACCACCGTCCGGGTCGGCCTCGACAAGTACCCGGCGCAGGGCGTCACCCCGGCCGGTCTCGCCCGTACCTGGGATCCCGGCGTCACTGCGGGCTCCCTCGACCGGCTCGCCGGGAACACCGTCGCCGTCAGCGAACTGGCCGCGGACCAGCTCGGCCTGGCGCCCGGCTCCGCCCTGAAGCTGACGCTCGGCGACGGGACGCCCGCCACGCTCACCGTCGTCGCCGTCTACTCCAGGGGGCTCGGTTTCGGGGACCTCACCCTCGCGCACGACCTCGTCGCACGCCATGTCGACAACCCCTTGTCCGCCTCCCTCCTCGTCAGCACCAGCCGTACACACAGAGAACTCGCGAACACTCTCCGTGAGTTCCCGGATCTGGACATTCTTTCGCCGGACGCGGCGGACTCGCTCCAGGCCGCCAGGCAGCAGCAGAACGCCGAGGTCAACCTGCTCGCGATGGGGCTGGTCCTGGCCTTCACCGCCATCGCCGTCGTCAACACGCTCGGCATGTCCGTCGCTGAACGGGTCAGGGAGTTCGCGCTGCTGCGTCTCGCCGGAGCGACCCGCCGGCAGGTACTGCGGATGCTGCGCACCGAGGCGCTGTCGATCCTGCTGCTCGCGACCGCGCTCGGCAGCGGCATCGCCCTCGCCGTGCTGAGCGCGTTCAGCGTCGGCATGACGGGGCGTGCCGCGCCGGCCGTCGCTCCGCTCGTGTACGTCACCGTCGTCGCCGTGGCCGGGCTGCTCGCGCTGGTGGCGACGGCCGTGCCGGGGCGGGTGGCGCTGCGGGTGCGGGCGGTGACGGTGGCGACGGCGCGGGAGTAG
- the recX gene encoding recombination regulator RecX → MTRRTDWAEYTDPDAFWDPADDAGPRRDGDSPFADGGWPGESPYDADGSGDGSRGDSSPGGDRPGDGRTRGGRAGRGRVGGGGPRAGRGRRRNGFGEPSTGRSAENGGASDSSRAEKGESSGDPAERARAICLRLLTGTPRTRKQLADALRKREIPDEVAEEVLSRFEEVGLIDDGAFAGAWVESRHHGRGLARRALARELRTKGVDSTLIDEAVSQLDSEQEEATARELVARKLRTTRGLDRDKRVRRLAGMLARKGYPEGMALRVVRQALEEEGQETDFLDGEEF, encoded by the coding sequence GTGACACGACGAACCGACTGGGCCGAGTACACCGACCCCGACGCCTTCTGGGACCCGGCGGACGACGCCGGGCCCCGGCGGGACGGTGACAGCCCCTTCGCGGACGGCGGCTGGCCGGGGGAGAGCCCGTACGACGCCGACGGATCCGGGGACGGATCCCGAGGCGACTCTTCCCCGGGCGGCGACCGGCCGGGAGACGGCCGAACGAGAGGCGGCCGTGCGGGGCGTGGCAGGGTCGGCGGGGGCGGTCCGCGCGCGGGGCGCGGGCGTCGCCGGAACGGCTTCGGGGAACCGTCCACCGGGCGGTCCGCCGAGAACGGAGGCGCTTCCGACTCGTCGAGGGCCGAGAAGGGGGAGTCTTCGGGGGACCCGGCTGAGCGGGCGCGGGCGATCTGCCTGCGCCTGCTCACCGGGACCCCACGCACCCGGAAACAGCTCGCGGACGCCCTGCGCAAGCGGGAGATCCCGGACGAGGTGGCCGAGGAGGTGCTTTCCCGGTTCGAGGAGGTCGGGCTGATCGACGACGGCGCCTTCGCGGGCGCCTGGGTGGAGTCCCGGCACCACGGCCGGGGCCTGGCCCGACGGGCTCTCGCCCGGGAACTGCGCACCAAGGGCGTCGACTCGACGCTGATCGACGAGGCGGTCTCCCAGCTCGACTCCGAGCAGGAGGAGGCCACCGCCCGTGAACTCGTCGCCCGCAAGCTGCGTACCACTCGGGGACTCGACCGGGACAAGCGCGTCCGCCGCCTCGCGGGCATGCTCGCCCGCAAGGGCTACCCCGAGGGCATGGCCCTGAGGGTCGTCCGCCAAGCGCTGGAGGAGGAGGGGCAGGAGACCGACTTCCTGGACGGGGAGGAGTTCTGA
- a CDS encoding amino acid ABC transporter ATP-binding protein yields MTEVSVAKQDAAATDELVVLKSVNKHFGALHVLQDIDLTIARGEVVVVIGPSGSGKSTLCRTINRLETVDEGTITIDGKALPQEGKELARLRADVGMVFQSFNLFAHKTVLENVTLGQVKVRKADKKQAEEKARTLLDRVGVGTQADKYPAQLSGGQQQRVAIARALAMDPKVMLFDEPTSALDPEMINEVLEVMQQLARDGMTMIVVTHEMGFARSAANRVVFMADGRIVEQAAPEQFFSNPRSDRAKDFLSKILHH; encoded by the coding sequence ATGACCGAAGTTTCGGTGGCCAAGCAGGACGCGGCCGCGACCGACGAGCTGGTCGTCCTGAAGAGCGTCAACAAGCACTTCGGCGCGTTGCACGTTCTCCAGGACATCGATCTGACGATCGCCCGCGGTGAGGTCGTCGTGGTCATCGGACCGTCAGGGTCCGGTAAGTCCACGCTGTGCCGCACGATCAACCGTCTCGAGACGGTCGACGAGGGCACCATCACGATCGACGGCAAGGCACTGCCCCAGGAGGGCAAGGAGCTGGCCCGGCTGCGCGCCGACGTCGGCATGGTCTTCCAGTCGTTCAACCTGTTCGCGCACAAGACCGTGCTGGAGAACGTGACGCTGGGGCAGGTCAAGGTCCGCAAGGCCGACAAGAAGCAGGCCGAGGAGAAGGCCAGGACGCTCCTGGACCGCGTCGGGGTGGGTACCCAGGCGGACAAGTACCCGGCGCAGCTCTCGGGCGGCCAGCAGCAGCGTGTGGCCATCGCGCGGGCGCTGGCGATGGACCCGAAGGTGATGCTCTTCGACGAGCCGACCTCCGCCCTGGACCCCGAGATGATCAACGAGGTCCTGGAGGTCATGCAGCAGCTCGCCCGGGACGGCATGACGATGATCGTCGTCACCCACGAGATGGGCTTCGCCCGTTCGGCCGCCAACCGTGTGGTGTTCATGGCGGACGGCCGCATCGTCGAGCAGGCCGCGCCCGAACAGTTCTTCAGCAACCCGCGCAGCGATCGCGCCAAGGACTTCCTGTCCAAGATCCTGCACCACTGA
- a CDS encoding cysteine dioxygenase, with amino-acid sequence MSVAPSSPTLTRTPTQADLLDFVRRTADDAELIASLPLDPEGRTWIRLEGPGGSEAWLIGWPPGTGTGWHDHADSVGAFLTARGTLKEHSLAARLPTDGWKTLELTEDVDRERRLPAGQGRAFGRHHVHEVLNESADAHAVSVHAYYPPLPRIRRYSRTGQVLRLEQVERPEDWQ; translated from the coding sequence GTGTCTGTCGCCCCTTCCTCCCCCACGCTCACCCGCACCCCCACCCAGGCCGACCTCCTGGACTTCGTACGGCGTACCGCCGACGACGCCGAGCTGATCGCGTCCCTCCCGCTCGACCCCGAGGGCCGCACCTGGATCCGTCTCGAAGGGCCCGGCGGCAGTGAGGCGTGGCTCATCGGCTGGCCGCCCGGCACTGGTACCGGCTGGCACGACCACGCCGACTCGGTGGGCGCGTTCCTCACCGCCCGGGGCACGCTCAAGGAGCACTCCCTGGCGGCCCGCCTCCCGACCGACGGCTGGAAGACCCTGGAGCTGACGGAGGACGTCGACCGCGAACGCCGTCTGCCCGCCGGCCAGGGCCGCGCCTTCGGCCGTCATCACGTCCACGAAGTCCTCAACGAGTCCGCCGACGCGCACGCGGTCTCGGTCCACGCGTACTACCCGCCGCTCCCCCGCATCCGCCGCTACAGCCGGACCGGCCAGGTGCTGCGCCTGGAGCAGGTCGAGCGGCCGGAGGACTGGCAGTGA
- a CDS encoding amino acid ABC transporter permease, translating to MSSVLYDTPGPRARVRNIVLSVVFAALLVLLVWWVWQKMDDNDLLTSAQWSPFTESDAWTTYLLPGLGNTLKAAALAMVIALPLGAVLGIARLSDHRTVRAASGTIVEFFRAIPVLLLILFANQFFSDSTNVTSEDRPLYAVVTALVLYNAAVLAEIVRAGILALPKGQTEAAYAIGLRKSQTMSSILLPQAVTAMLPAIVSQLVVIVKDTALGGVMIGFTELLNSRGTLAANYANQIPSFIVVAIMYIVLNFLLTSFASWLEKRLRRSKRSTGAVLDPSSAAVDGTFGAGAGGAPGGTAI from the coding sequence ATGAGCTCGGTCCTCTACGACACTCCCGGCCCCCGCGCGCGGGTGCGCAACATCGTCCTCTCGGTGGTCTTCGCCGCCCTGCTCGTCCTGCTCGTGTGGTGGGTGTGGCAGAAGATGGACGACAATGATCTGCTGACGTCCGCCCAGTGGAGTCCTTTCACCGAGTCGGATGCCTGGACGACGTACCTCTTGCCCGGCCTCGGCAACACACTGAAGGCCGCCGCGCTGGCCATGGTGATCGCCCTCCCCTTGGGTGCGGTCCTCGGTATCGCCCGCCTCTCCGACCACCGCACAGTGCGCGCGGCGTCCGGGACGATCGTCGAGTTCTTCCGGGCCATCCCGGTACTGCTGCTGATCCTGTTCGCCAACCAGTTCTTCTCCGACTCGACGAACGTCACGAGCGAGGACCGGCCCCTGTACGCCGTCGTGACGGCTCTGGTGCTCTACAACGCGGCCGTGCTCGCCGAGATCGTCCGCGCGGGCATCCTGGCCCTTCCCAAGGGCCAGACGGAGGCCGCCTACGCCATCGGTCTGCGCAAGAGCCAGACGATGAGCAGCATCCTGCTCCCGCAGGCCGTCACGGCGATGCTGCCGGCGATCGTCAGCCAGCTGGTCGTCATCGTGAAGGACACCGCGCTGGGCGGGGTGATGATCGGCTTCACCGAGCTGCTCAACTCGCGCGGGACGCTGGCGGCCAACTACGCCAACCAGATCCCGAGCTTCATCGTCGTCGCGATCATGTACATCGTCCTGAACTTCCTGCTGACCAGCTTCGCGAGCTGGCTGGAGAAGCGTCTGCGGCGCAGCAAGCGCAGCACGGGCGCGGTGTTGGATCCCTCTTCTGCCGCCGTCGACGGCACGTTCGGCGCGGGCGCAGGCGGTGCACCAGGAGGCACAGCCATCTGA
- a CDS encoding amino acid ABC transporter permease, whose protein sequence is MFDFLEGYDVLGAFWMTVKLTALSAVGSLIWGTLLAAMRVSPVPLMRGFGTAYVNIVRNIPLTVIILFCSLGLADVFGVTMGSDDFKIQGFRLAVFGLVAYTAAFVCEALRSGINTVPMGQAEAARAIGLNFTQTLRLIVLPQAFRAVIGPLANVLIALTKNTTVAAAIGVAEAAYLMKTMIENEAQTLLIGAVFAFGFVVLTLPTGLFLGWLGKRLAVKR, encoded by the coding sequence GTGTTCGACTTTCTTGAAGGTTACGACGTCCTCGGGGCGTTCTGGATGACGGTGAAGCTCACCGCGCTCTCCGCCGTGGGCTCCCTGATCTGGGGCACCCTGCTGGCCGCGATGCGGGTCAGTCCGGTCCCGTTGATGCGCGGGTTCGGCACCGCGTACGTCAACATCGTCCGGAACATCCCCCTGACGGTCATCATCCTCTTCTGCTCGCTCGGCCTGGCCGACGTCTTCGGGGTCACCATGGGCTCCGACGACTTCAAGATCCAGGGCTTCCGGCTGGCCGTGTTCGGCCTGGTCGCGTACACCGCCGCGTTCGTCTGCGAAGCGCTGCGCTCCGGCATCAACACCGTGCCGATGGGGCAGGCGGAGGCCGCCCGAGCCATCGGCCTGAACTTCACGCAGACCCTGCGGCTCATCGTGCTGCCGCAGGCGTTCCGCGCGGTCATCGGCCCGCTGGCCAACGTCCTGATCGCGCTGACCAAGAACACCACGGTGGCGGCGGCGATCGGTGTCGCCGAGGCCGCCTACCTGATGAAGACGATGATCGAGAACGAGGCGCAGACGCTGCTCATCGGCGCGGTCTTCGCGTTCGGCTTCGTGGTGCTGACCCTGCCGACCGGCCTCTTCCTCGGCTGGCTCGGCAAGCGACTGGCGGTGAAGCGATGA
- a CDS encoding FAD-dependent monooxygenase, whose protein sequence is MDPVIIVGAGPVGLTLALALARQEVPSIVLDEGPGKDEPRLARTAVLREDTAALAERLAGAPLDGLRWTGWRSLRRKQTMREVTFDDTEPAPLHLAQHALTRALRTAVARERLVKLCPDSRLDTIEQEASGVTAHTRGPQGTWWRGSYLVGCDGPRSTVRKLQDIRFPGRTAVERHAVAALRAELPWEGRSLLHRMPPWRTSGPSAGEVTARPLPDGVWRLDWLLPPGKDLVTPELLVARVRETLTGWNGGATPPYELLDTGVHTVHHRLARRWRAGRVFLAGDAAHLLGAFGTHGLDEGLRDADNLAWKLAAAWHHGPREALLDSYQAERRAAVSARLRAADQTLPLLRGGGGLRAYVPGAARGHDALLADGHLGRGPLGAPGDHADSPLAPRHLAAEVPVDTPPGAQVTDVRVTAEDGSFVRLRDRLGRGALLAVLVAPGTGVWERKHWVGAGIMPRLAAAVTALPYPAELLVAESYPGAAPHTVLLIRPDGHLVAALNGVRPADLYAAAETAVGGAEREGVEAGVQ, encoded by the coding sequence GTGGACCCGGTGATCATCGTCGGAGCGGGCCCTGTGGGGCTCACGCTCGCCCTGGCGCTCGCGCGTCAGGAGGTGCCGTCGATCGTCCTGGACGAAGGCCCGGGGAAGGACGAGCCGAGGCTCGCGCGGACGGCCGTCCTGCGGGAGGACACCGCCGCCCTGGCGGAGCGGCTGGCCGGTGCCCCGCTGGACGGGCTGCGCTGGACGGGCTGGCGGTCGCTGCGGCGCAAGCAGACGATGCGCGAGGTCACGTTCGACGACACGGAACCGGCCCCCCTGCACCTCGCCCAGCACGCCCTCACGCGCGCGTTGCGCACGGCCGTCGCGCGCGAGCGCCTGGTGAAGCTCTGCCCGGACAGCCGTCTGGACACGATCGAGCAGGAGGCGTCCGGCGTCACCGCGCACACGCGCGGGCCGCAGGGCACCTGGTGGCGCGGGAGCTACCTGGTCGGCTGCGACGGCCCCCGCTCCACGGTCCGCAAGCTCCAGGACATCCGCTTCCCGGGGCGCACCGCGGTCGAGCGACACGCCGTGGCCGCGCTGCGGGCGGAACTTCCGTGGGAGGGTCGGTCGTTGCTCCATCGGATGCCGCCGTGGCGGACGTCCGGACCGTCGGCCGGGGAGGTCACCGCCCGCCCCCTCCCGGACGGCGTCTGGCGCCTCGACTGGCTGCTTCCGCCCGGCAAGGACCTCGTCACGCCCGAGCTGCTGGTGGCCCGCGTACGCGAAACCCTCACCGGCTGGAACGGCGGCGCGACCCCGCCGTACGAGCTGCTGGACACCGGCGTCCACACGGTGCACCACCGGCTCGCCCGGCGCTGGCGCGCGGGCCGGGTCTTCCTCGCCGGGGACGCGGCACACCTGCTGGGCGCGTTCGGGACACACGGGCTCGACGAGGGCCTGCGGGACGCCGACAACCTCGCCTGGAAGCTGGCGGCGGCCTGGCACCACGGCCCGCGCGAGGCGCTGCTCGACAGCTACCAGGCGGAGCGCCGCGCGGCCGTCTCCGCCCGGCTGCGCGCCGCAGACCAGACGCTGCCGCTGCTGCGCGGCGGCGGGGGCCTGCGCGCGTACGTCCCCGGCGCCGCCCGGGGGCACGACGCGCTGCTCGCCGACGGCCACCTCGGCCGCGGCCCGCTCGGCGCCCCCGGCGACCACGCCGACTCGCCGCTCGCGCCCCGGCACCTGGCCGCCGAGGTGCCGGTGGACACCCCGCCCGGCGCGCAGGTCACCGACGTCCGGGTGACCGCCGAGGACGGCTCCTTCGTCCGCCTGCGCGACCGGCTCGGCCGGGGCGCGCTGCTCGCCGTGCTGGTCGCGCCGGGTACGGGCGTGTGGGAGCGCAAGCACTGGGTGGGCGCCGGGATCATGCCCCGCCTCGCCGCCGCCGTGACCGCGCTGCCCTATCCGGCGGAGCTGCTGGTCGCCGAGAGCTATCCGGGGGCCGCTCCCCACACGGTGCTGCTGATCCGTCCGGACGGGCATCTGGTGGCCGCGCTGAACGGGGTGCGGCCGGCGGATCTGTACGCGGCGGCGGAGACGGCGGTGGGAGGGGCTGAGCGGGAGGGGGTGGAGGCGGGGGTGCAGTGA
- a CDS encoding rhodanese-like domain-containing protein, translating to MGIDALLEQVRARYARVEAREVYDATRAGDALLVDIRYAALRDRDGLIPGALIVERNELEWRLDPQGSHRLPEATGHDLRVVVICNEGYASSLAAASLHQLGLHRATDLVGGFQAWKAAGLPVTR from the coding sequence CTGGGCATAGACGCCCTCCTGGAGCAGGTGCGCGCCCGCTACGCGCGCGTGGAGGCACGGGAGGTGTACGACGCCACGCGCGCGGGCGACGCGCTGCTCGTCGACATTCGGTACGCGGCCCTGCGGGACCGGGACGGGCTGATCCCCGGCGCCCTGATCGTCGAGCGCAACGAACTGGAGTGGCGGCTCGACCCCCAGGGCAGTCACCGTCTCCCCGAGGCGACCGGCCACGACCTGCGCGTCGTCGTGATCTGCAACGAGGGCTACGCCTCCAGCCTCGCCGCCGCCTCCCTGCACCAGCTCGGTCTGCACCGGGCGACCGACCTGGTCGGCGGGTTCCAGGCGTGGAAGGCGGCGGGGCTGCCGGTGACGCGGTAG
- a CDS encoding glutamate ABC transporter substrate-binding protein → MKLRKVTAASAAVLALSLAATACGSDKKDDDASSSSSGGSGKVKIGIKFDQPGAGLKKPDGSFAGFDVDVARYVAKELGYQPNQIDFVETKSADRESALARGDVKFIVATYSITDARKAKVDFAGPYLLAHQDLLVKADSDISKGTDLNGKKLCSVTGSTSAQNVQKSIAPKANLREYSSYSECLSGLQSGAVDALTTDDDILAGYAAQDQYKGKFKLAGLKLSNENYGIGVKKGDTATVDKINKALEKMVSDGSWQKAVTANFGPANYKNEPAPKIGAIVK, encoded by the coding sequence ATGAAGCTTCGCAAGGTCACCGCCGCCTCGGCCGCCGTCCTCGCCCTCTCCCTCGCCGCGACCGCCTGCGGCAGCGACAAGAAGGACGACGACGCGAGCAGCTCCTCCAGCGGGGGCAGCGGCAAGGTCAAGATCGGTATCAAGTTCGACCAGCCCGGTGCCGGCCTGAAGAAGCCGGACGGCTCCTTCGCGGGCTTCGACGTGGACGTCGCCAGGTACGTGGCCAAGGAACTGGGCTACCAGCCGAACCAGATCGACTTCGTCGAGACGAAGAGCGCCGACCGCGAGAGTGCTCTCGCGCGCGGTGACGTGAAGTTCATCGTGGCCACGTACTCGATCACCGACGCGCGCAAGGCGAAGGTCGACTTCGCCGGCCCGTACCTGCTGGCCCACCAGGACCTGCTGGTCAAGGCCGACTCGGACATCTCCAAGGGCACGGACCTCAACGGCAAGAAGCTGTGTTCCGTCACCGGTTCGACGTCCGCGCAGAACGTGCAGAAGTCGATCGCTCCGAAGGCCAACCTCCGGGAGTACAGCTCCTACTCGGAGTGCCTCTCCGGCCTCCAGAGCGGTGCCGTGGACGCGCTGACCACGGACGACGACATCCTCGCCGGTTACGCCGCGCAGGACCAGTACAAGGGCAAGTTCAAGCTCGCGGGCCTGAAGCTCAGCAACGAGAACTACGGCATCGGCGTCAAGAAGGGCGACACCGCGACCGTCGACAAGATCAACAAGGCGCTGGAGAAGATGGTCTCCGACGGCTCCTGGCAGAAGGCGGTCACCGCCAACTTCGGTCCGGCGAACTACAAGAACGAGCCGGCCCCGAAGATCGGCGCCATCGTCAAGTAA